GCGCCCGCCGAGGTGCTCAGCCAGGCGATCCTCACCGCGCGCGGCAAGGCGATCCGACCCAAGACGCTGGGCCAGAAGGCCTACGTCGACGCGATCGACGAGAACACCATCACCTTCGGCATCGGCCCGGCCGGCACCGGCAAGACCTACCTCGCGATGGCGAAGGCCGTGCAGGCGCTGCAGCGCAAAGAGGTCGACCGCATCATCCTGAGCCGCCCGGCGATCGAGGCGGGCGAGCGGCTGGGTTTCCTGCCGGGAACCCTCACCGACAAGATCGACCCGTATCTGCGCCCGCTCTACGACGCGCTCAACGAGATGATGGACCCCGAGCTCGTGCCGAAGCTGCTCGCGGCGGGCACGGTCGAGGTCGCCCCGCTCGCCTACATGCGCGGTCGCACCCTCAACAACTCCTTCGTCGTGCTCGACGAGGCCCAGAACACCACGCCCGAGCAGATGAAGATGTTCCTCACCCGCCTCGGCTTCGGCACGAAGATGGTCGTCACGGGCGACGTGACCCAGATCGACCTCCCGGCGGGCGCCTCGGGCCTCCAGCTCGTGACGCGCGTCCTCGACGGCCTCGACGACATCCACTTCTCCCGCCTCACGAGCGACGACGTCGTGCGCCACTCGCTCGTCGGCCGCAT
The Protaetiibacter larvae DNA segment above includes these coding regions:
- a CDS encoding PhoH family protein; protein product: MADGTPREGAAHEHVAFEVDGVAMVRLLGPQDRLLTTIEHQYPDVVVLVRGNQVTLEGPAEQVHAAGRLVAELVELVKKGVDLGPGEVTTSRRILDRGGAPAEVLSQAILTARGKAIRPKTLGQKAYVDAIDENTITFGIGPAGTGKTYLAMAKAVQALQRKEVDRIILSRPAIEAGERLGFLPGTLTDKIDPYLRPLYDALNEMMDPELVPKLLAAGTVEVAPLAYMRGRTLNNSFVVLDEAQNTTPEQMKMFLTRLGFGTKMVVTGDVTQIDLPAGASGLQLVTRVLDGLDDIHFSRLTSDDVVRHSLVGRIVDAYTKYDAEKQARAHERREAVEFANRAERRKGMNKGNGRR